A part of Alkalispirochaeta americana genomic DNA contains:
- a CDS encoding deoxyguanosinetriphosphate triphosphohydrolase family protein, with amino-acid sequence MNPEGNLFFQNTLGPEELRVRPVPRPGDARDLRGHFFRDTTAIIHCYAFRRMKHKTQVFFAPRNDHICTRIEHVMHVSTIAAGICRALHLDVDLAWAIGMGHDLGHSPFGHLGERILSRLRGGQEFRHEMYSLRVVDHLANHGRGLNLTYAVRDGIINHCGEKFEQQLQPDHQIKDLSAITTRDYFPSTWEGVVVRMADKIAYLGRDLEDAMQLGMVRPEDIPREGQRLLGTSNAEIIDALVNDLIRTSLESGVVGFSDDFYQAFVQVKDFNYRHIYTSPALTGYHQYFERILSTLFAYLRDIFDRHGLDQEGYRREHNTLAVRFGDYLEKMRGFYEQEASAPEQVVFDYLAGMTDDFAIESVQELMMPRQFFSQYDHLELGVRIEPPRRDSGEPRAAEEAAASGIQPEQPASPEPPEPPKPPKPPEQQGRNHDL; translated from the coding sequence GTGAATCCAGAGGGAAATCTCTTTTTCCAGAATACGCTCGGCCCCGAGGAGTTGCGGGTGCGTCCGGTTCCCCGGCCGGGCGATGCCAGGGATCTGCGGGGGCACTTTTTTCGGGACACCACGGCGATCATCCATTGCTACGCCTTTCGCCGGATGAAGCATAAAACCCAGGTTTTCTTTGCCCCCCGCAACGATCATATCTGCACACGCATAGAGCACGTGATGCATGTCTCCACCATCGCCGCGGGGATCTGCCGGGCCCTTCATCTCGATGTCGACCTGGCCTGGGCGATCGGCATGGGGCACGATCTGGGCCACTCTCCTTTTGGTCATCTGGGTGAGCGAATCCTCTCCCGGCTCCGGGGCGGCCAGGAGTTTCGCCACGAAATGTACAGCCTTCGCGTGGTTGATCATCTGGCGAACCACGGGCGCGGCCTCAATCTGACCTACGCCGTTCGGGACGGTATAATCAACCACTGCGGTGAGAAGTTCGAGCAGCAGCTCCAGCCGGATCACCAGATAAAAGACCTCTCGGCGATCACCACCCGGGATTATTTCCCTTCTACCTGGGAGGGCGTGGTGGTTCGCATGGCCGACAAAATTGCCTATCTGGGCCGCGATCTGGAGGATGCCATGCAGCTGGGGATGGTGCGCCCCGAGGACATTCCCCGGGAGGGGCAGCGGCTTCTGGGCACGAGCAACGCCGAGATCATCGACGCCCTGGTGAACGATCTGATCAGGACCTCTCTCGAATCGGGAGTGGTGGGTTTTTCCGACGATTTCTATCAAGCCTTTGTCCAGGTGAAGGATTTCAATTACCGCCATATCTATACCAGTCCCGCTCTCACGGGATACCACCAGTATTTCGAGCGCATTCTCTCTACCCTCTTTGCCTACCTGCGGGATATTTTTGATCGCCATGGTCTTGATCAGGAGGGGTATCGCCGGGAGCACAACACCCTGGCGGTCCGTTTCGGGGATTACCTGGAGAAGATGCGGGGGTTTTACGAGCAGGAGGCCTCTGCTCCGGAGCAGGTGGTTTTTGATTACCTTGCAGGTATGACCGACGATTTCGCGATCGAAAGCGTTCAGGAGCTGATGATGCCGCGCCAGTTCTTTTCCCAGTACGATCACCTGGAACTGGGGGTGAGGATCGAGCCCCCCCGGAGAGACTCGGGGGAACCGCGGGCGGCCGAAGAAGCAGCGGCCTCCGGGATCCAGCCGGAGCAGCCAGCGTCGCCAGAGCCGCCAGAGCCGCCAAAGCCGCCAAAGCCGCCAGAGCAGCAAGGACGCAACCATGACCTTTGA
- a CDS encoding pseudouridine-5'-phosphate glycosidase, translated as MKTSHYQSFLDLHPQVAEAIRLGQPVVALESTIISHGMPYPRNVEMARTVEDLVRQGGAVPATIGIVGGRLKAGLTEEEVELLASTPGVAKVSRRDLPVIVARSMHGATTVASTMIVAALAGIEVFVTGGIGGVHRGAEQTMDISADLQELARTSVAVVCAGAKSILDIGLTREYLETQGVPVLGYGTDDFPAFYTRSSGYGVDYRLDSPEEVARVVRTKWDLGLSGGVVLANPVPKEYEMDPAVIDQAIGKALEEAREEGITGKETTPFLLSRVKDLTGGESLATNIQLVYNNARTGAAVASALSRER; from the coding sequence ATGAAAACGTCACACTACCAGTCGTTCCTGGATCTTCATCCCCAGGTGGCCGAGGCGATCCGTCTGGGCCAGCCCGTGGTTGCCCTGGAGTCCACAATCATCTCTCACGGTATGCCCTATCCCCGGAATGTAGAGATGGCTCGCACCGTGGAGGATCTGGTCCGCCAGGGAGGAGCTGTTCCGGCAACCATTGGAATCGTGGGGGGGCGCCTCAAGGCTGGCCTCACGGAGGAAGAGGTGGAGCTCCTGGCCAGTACTCCCGGGGTTGCCAAGGTATCCCGACGGGATTTGCCGGTCATTGTGGCCCGGTCCATGCACGGCGCGACCACGGTGGCCTCCACCATGATCGTGGCAGCCCTGGCCGGAATCGAAGTCTTCGTTACCGGCGGAATCGGCGGTGTTCACCGTGGAGCAGAACAGACCATGGACATATCGGCCGATCTGCAGGAGCTGGCACGGACCAGCGTGGCCGTGGTCTGTGCCGGGGCAAAATCGATCCTGGATATCGGTCTCACCCGGGAATACCTCGAGACCCAGGGCGTGCCCGTTCTCGGATACGGTACCGATGACTTTCCCGCCTTCTATACCCGTTCCAGCGGGTACGGCGTGGATTACCGCCTGGACTCACCCGAAGAGGTGGCCCGGGTTGTGCGGACCAAGTGGGATCTGGGTCTCTCGGGTGGAGTTGTTCTGGCAAATCCCGTGCCGAAGGAGTACGAAATGGACCCGGCCGTCATTGATCAGGCTATCGGGAAGGCTCTGGAGGAGGCTCGGGAAGAGGGAATCACGGGCAAGGAGACCACGCCGTTTTTGCTTTCCCGGGTGAAAGACCTCACCGGTGGAGAGAGCCTGGCCACGAATATTCAACTGGTCTACAACAACGCCCGCACGGGGGCAGCCGTGGCCTCGGCGCTTTCCCGGGAACGGTAA
- a CDS encoding PfkB family carbohydrate kinase, with the protein MTNREGEILRIIAENPMISQQALAERLGIQRSSVAVHISRLISKGLIAGRGYILGGTPPVVVVGGSNMDIQGYPDQPLRRRDSNPGRVLLSPGGVGRNIAESLARLEVPVKLLSVVGDDDHGRQILESSRTAGVDVSHLLVTQQHSTAVYLSILDETGDMDLALVQGTINSVLDREYLKQKRSIIENAAALVVEANLDQEVIEVLCRSVQDVPVFVDPVSSVKARKLRPLLDAIHTLKPNALEAQELTGVEITSEADLERAADVLLQAGVQNVAVSWGSAGTYYLNSRESGWVRPEGVSRVVSATGAGDAFLAGLVQSFLRGEEFSRGVHHGSALARRILTGQGLSPPPGEALSSDVSK; encoded by the coding sequence ATGACAAACCGGGAGGGGGAGATTCTCCGGATCATCGCCGAGAACCCCATGATTTCCCAGCAAGCTCTGGCCGAGCGCCTTGGAATCCAGCGTTCCTCCGTGGCCGTCCACATTTCCCGCCTCATCAGCAAGGGCCTCATTGCCGGGCGGGGCTACATTCTGGGAGGGACGCCCCCGGTGGTGGTTGTGGGTGGTTCCAACATGGATATCCAGGGGTATCCCGATCAGCCTCTGCGCCGCCGCGACTCCAACCCCGGGCGTGTCCTGCTTTCACCGGGCGGGGTTGGCCGAAACATCGCCGAAAGTCTGGCCCGCCTGGAGGTGCCGGTAAAACTACTCTCTGTTGTCGGAGACGATGATCACGGGCGTCAGATTCTGGAGTCATCCCGGACTGCGGGGGTCGATGTCTCCCACCTGCTGGTGACACAGCAGCATTCCACGGCGGTCTACCTCTCCATTCTCGACGAGACTGGCGATATGGACCTGGCCCTCGTCCAGGGCACGATCAACAGCGTGCTGGATCGGGAGTATCTGAAGCAGAAACGGAGCATCATTGAGAACGCCGCTGCCCTGGTGGTGGAGGCAAATCTCGATCAGGAGGTGATCGAGGTGCTGTGCCGCTCTGTCCAGGACGTTCCTGTCTTTGTCGATCCCGTCTCGTCGGTGAAAGCCCGAAAACTTCGGCCCCTGCTGGATGCGATCCATACGCTCAAGCCCAACGCCCTGGAAGCGCAGGAACTCACCGGTGTGGAGATCACCAGCGAAGCCGATCTGGAGCGAGCCGCCGATGTGCTGCTTCAGGCGGGGGTTCAGAACGTGGCCGTCTCCTGGGGGAGCGCTGGCACCTACTACCTCAACTCCCGGGAGAGCGGCTGGGTACGCCCCGAGGGGGTGTCCCGGGTGGTAAGCGCTACCGGCGCGGGTGATGCCTTTCTGGCAGGGCTGGTGCAGAGTTTTCTCCGGGGTGAGGAGTTTTCCCGGGGCGTTCACCACGGATCCGCCCTGGCCCGGCGCATCCTCACCGGCCAGGGTCTGTCTCCACCTCCCGGGGAGGCCCTCTCCTCGGATGTATCGAAGTGA
- a CDS encoding HAD family hydrolase translates to MDRETSTAPSEPLVTTPPGAVIFDMDGVLIDSEPLHQQVEQQIFREAGICLSAREHARFLGMSSPNMWDLVRRNYGVKTPQEELLQREQELYQAILEQQGVPLVPGVEALLEQLQCRGIPRAIASSAPMEQIEYTLANTPLGRFFSVTVSGAGLPRSKPDPEIFLLAARDLGYAPEECLVIEDAPAGVAAAGAAGMTCIGFANPHSGEVDLSAADRVCHSMEEVAALLNL, encoded by the coding sequence ATGGACAGAGAAACTTCGACAGCTCCTTCGGAGCCCCTGGTCACGACACCTCCCGGTGCGGTTATTTTCGACATGGACGGGGTCCTGATCGACAGCGAGCCCCTGCATCAGCAGGTGGAGCAACAGATTTTCAGGGAAGCAGGAATTTGCCTTTCGGCCCGGGAACACGCCCGGTTTCTGGGCATGAGCAGCCCCAATATGTGGGATCTGGTAAGAAGGAACTACGGCGTGAAAACCCCGCAGGAAGAGCTTCTTCAGCGGGAACAGGAGCTGTACCAGGCCATTCTGGAACAGCAGGGAGTCCCCCTTGTGCCGGGTGTTGAGGCCCTTCTGGAACAGCTCCAGTGCCGGGGGATTCCCCGGGCAATCGCCTCGTCGGCACCGATGGAGCAGATCGAGTATACCCTGGCCAACACCCCCCTGGGCCGTTTTTTTTCCGTCACCGTCAGCGGAGCCGGGTTGCCACGGAGCAAGCCGGACCCGGAGATATTCCTCCTGGCTGCGCGAGATCTGGGGTATGCCCCCGAGGAGTGTCTGGTGATCGAAGATGCGCCGGCCGGGGTGGCCGCTGCCGGAGCAGCCGGCATGACCTGCATCGGTTTTGCCAACCCCCATTCCGGAGAGGTGGACCTGAGCGCCGCCGACCGGGTCTGCCATTCAATGGAAGAGGTGGCGGCGCTGCTGAATCTGTGA
- a CDS encoding Hsp20/alpha crystallin family protein produces MNYVTVRRPMTVAGNDGSVLDSFDRLFSSVFANTPGWDTFKPAVDVRVEEKEYLVEVDLPGISEDQIDVHVEDGLLVIASRKEERNVARKEENQEESRYVLRERRVGEFHRSFSLPKDADPENIQATYRNGVLSVALPKKPEAKPRQIKITRG; encoded by the coding sequence ATGAACTATGTAACGGTACGACGACCCATGACGGTGGCAGGCAACGACGGATCAGTGCTCGATTCCTTCGATCGGCTCTTCTCGTCGGTCTTCGCGAACACGCCCGGCTGGGATACCTTCAAGCCGGCCGTGGACGTCCGGGTGGAAGAGAAGGAGTATCTGGTGGAGGTTGATCTCCCCGGGATTTCCGAGGACCAGATCGATGTCCATGTAGAGGACGGGTTGCTGGTGATCGCCTCCCGCAAGGAAGAGCGGAATGTCGCCAGGAAGGAAGAGAACCAGGAAGAGTCCCGCTATGTCCTGCGTGAGCGCCGGGTTGGCGAGTTTCACCGGAGCTTCTCCCTGCCCAAGGACGCAGACCCGGAGAACATCCAGGCTACCTATCGGAACGGGGTTCTCTCGGTGGCTCTGCCCAAGAAGCCCGAGGCAAAACCCCGGCAGATCAAGATCACCCGGGGCTGA
- the rlmD gene encoding 23S rRNA (uracil(1939)-C(5))-methyltransferase RlmD → MKRELTGIRISRVDSRGRGRGIHTLSDGQERSVAVPGALPGDLIDVGVRGRKAGTIQGCLLALHETSHPRREPRCPHFGSCGGCTLQDISYADQLLLKQGTVEAAFREAELTELLPEMTPILASPREFLYRNKLEFSFGAERWLDEEEILRAEAIPDRRGLGFHAPGRFDRVLDLRECHLQPDPSEAIRSFLGDLARERGYSFYHAREHRGFLRLLIIRTSLTGDLMVTIMFGEDDQQQREELLQALGEAFPEITSLNYVVNTSKNDSIYPHQVVLWRGEPFITEQCGDLRLRIHPKAFYQTNPEQALRLYQAAVALAHLRPEDLLFDLYSGIGSIALYAAGRVRRVVGIESVEDAVEAARENARGNGIGNALFESGEVEKILPQVISREGAPRVVMVDPPRAGMHPAARKALATLAPETIVYISCNPRTQAADLREFIPNYEIAHLQPVDMFPQTRHVENIVLLRRR, encoded by the coding sequence ATGAAACGAGAACTCACGGGGATTCGAATCTCCCGGGTGGACAGCCGGGGTCGCGGCCGGGGAATCCATACATTGTCCGATGGACAGGAGCGGTCCGTGGCGGTCCCCGGGGCGTTGCCGGGGGATCTGATAGACGTGGGAGTGCGGGGGAGAAAAGCAGGGACAATCCAGGGATGTCTTCTTGCCCTGCACGAGACCTCACATCCCCGAAGGGAGCCCCGGTGTCCCCATTTTGGCTCCTGCGGCGGATGCACTCTCCAGGATATCTCCTACGCCGACCAGCTTCTGCTGAAGCAGGGCACCGTGGAGGCGGCCTTTCGGGAGGCTGAGCTGACAGAGCTTCTGCCGGAGATGACCCCGATTCTTGCCTCACCCCGGGAATTCCTGTACCGGAACAAGCTGGAGTTCTCCTTCGGGGCCGAACGGTGGCTCGATGAGGAGGAAATTCTTCGGGCCGAGGCGATCCCGGACCGCCGGGGGCTGGGGTTTCATGCTCCGGGCCGCTTTGATCGTGTTCTGGATCTGCGGGAGTGTCATTTGCAACCCGATCCTTCCGAGGCGATTCGTTCCTTTCTGGGGGATCTGGCTCGGGAACGGGGCTACTCTTTCTACCATGCCCGGGAGCATCGGGGGTTCTTGCGGCTGCTGATCATCCGGACGTCCCTTACGGGGGACCTCATGGTGACCATCATGTTCGGAGAAGATGATCAACAGCAGCGGGAGGAGCTTCTTCAGGCCCTGGGAGAGGCCTTTCCGGAGATTACATCCTTGAATTACGTGGTCAATACCAGCAAAAACGACAGCATCTATCCTCACCAGGTGGTGCTCTGGAGGGGAGAGCCCTTCATCACAGAGCAGTGTGGCGACCTGCGGCTCCGGATTCATCCCAAGGCGTTCTACCAGACCAACCCCGAGCAGGCTCTGAGGCTCTATCAGGCTGCGGTGGCGCTGGCGCATCTCCGGCCGGAGGATCTCCTCTTCGATCTCTACAGCGGTATCGGGAGCATCGCCCTCTACGCGGCGGGCCGGGTCAGACGTGTGGTGGGCATCGAGTCTGTGGAAGATGCTGTAGAGGCTGCCCGGGAAAACGCCCGGGGCAACGGAATCGGCAATGCCCTTTTTGAATCAGGAGAGGTGGAGAAGATCCTTCCCCAGGTGATCAGTCGCGAGGGCGCTCCCCGAGTAGTGATGGTGGACCCCCCCCGGGCGGGTATGCACCCTGCGGCGAGGAAAGCCCTGGCAACACTCGCACCGGAGACGATTGTTTATATCAGCTGCAACCCGAGAACCCAGGCGGCGGATCTCCGGGAGTTTATTCCGAACTACGAGATAGCTCACCTCCAGCCGGTGGATATGTTCCCCCAGACCCGCCATGTGGAGAATATCGTCCTGCTCCGGCGCCGGTAA
- a CDS encoding TrmH family RNA methyltransferase: protein MDTEIDTEQTEPRDLQQEEQTPEISRERRLAEIDLLRRFVTPRRQERMDQVLSSRTRHITVAVEDIFQPHNGSAILRSCDAFGVQDVHIIENRNRYRINPGVELGTSQWLSVHRYGLSCTEPAGPAKPVDPGEPPRATRACIQALRARGYRIVATTPHRKDVTPRELSLEKGPLALLFGTEKEGLTETALAEADEYLRIPMVGFVESLNISVSAAVTLHTLTERLRESTLPWQISGEERERILHRWLFGSVRHAREIISQELPSGQDRL from the coding sequence ATGGATACAGAGATAGATACGGAACAGACAGAACCCCGGGATCTTCAGCAGGAAGAGCAGACACCGGAGATATCCCGGGAACGGCGGCTCGCCGAAATTGACCTGCTGCGGCGCTTTGTGACTCCCCGCCGGCAGGAACGGATGGACCAGGTCCTCTCGTCCCGGACTCGCCACATCACCGTCGCGGTGGAGGATATTTTTCAGCCCCACAACGGAAGCGCCATACTCCGCTCCTGCGATGCCTTCGGTGTTCAGGACGTGCACATCATAGAGAACAGAAATCGCTACCGTATCAATCCGGGGGTCGAGCTGGGCACCTCCCAGTGGCTCTCGGTGCATCGCTACGGCCTGTCCTGTACTGAACCGGCCGGCCCTGCCAAACCAGTCGATCCCGGAGAACCACCCAGGGCAACCCGGGCCTGCATACAGGCCCTTCGGGCCAGAGGCTACCGCATTGTGGCCACAACACCTCACCGCAAGGACGTAACACCCCGGGAACTATCTCTGGAAAAGGGCCCTCTGGCGCTTCTCTTCGGCACAGAAAAGGAGGGCCTCACCGAAACGGCCCTGGCCGAAGCCGACGAGTACCTGCGAATTCCCATGGTTGGCTTTGTGGAGAGTCTGAACATCTCTGTCTCGGCGGCAGTGACGCTCCATACCCTGACAGAACGATTAAGAGAGAGCACCCTTCCCTGGCAGATCTCCGGGGAGGAAAGGGAGCGGATTCTTCACCGCTGGCTCTTCGGGAGCGTCCGCCACGCCCGGGAGATCATCAGCCAGGAGTTACCCTCCGGTCAGGACAGGCTCTGA
- a CDS encoding tetratricopeptide repeat protein produces the protein MFFTQEQISSLLTGVSATARDRELEETLTNLSPRLAAKRNEYRHFGPYWWWVKPLVKRFPGARKSWLRGCYQDTSFLDSVDAVSPLLPSLEEKEAGRWLAWLGLRYYEAEIVDETPASLHIVERANKTVIAYRIYDADASEQMDLFGENTDSKEELEQFLADPVRFSGSAWLKRADAYIEEGDLLRSSAALRRAVDRAIDEKDRSTAWIRLGQVFQEHHHTRKAIFCFHNAWERDREGWIQGLIAEAYMEDNQTHQALSCYEAALQAMPGNPEYQAGVERCRRLIREQPQGFSLDPDHQDTNQIGQNQAAP, from the coding sequence GTGTTTTTCACACAAGAGCAAATCAGCAGCCTGCTCACAGGCGTCTCCGCTACGGCGAGAGACCGGGAACTTGAGGAAACCCTGACCAACCTTTCGCCGCGGCTTGCGGCAAAGCGAAATGAATACCGCCATTTCGGACCGTACTGGTGGTGGGTAAAACCCCTGGTCAAGCGGTTTCCGGGAGCACGGAAAAGCTGGCTTCGGGGATGTTACCAGGACACCTCTTTCCTGGACTCCGTCGATGCGGTCTCGCCGCTCCTGCCCTCGCTGGAAGAAAAAGAGGCCGGCCGCTGGCTTGCCTGGCTGGGGCTCCGCTACTACGAGGCCGAGATCGTCGACGAGACCCCGGCATCGTTGCATATCGTGGAACGCGCCAATAAAACGGTGATCGCCTACCGCATCTACGACGCCGACGCCAGCGAGCAGATGGACCTCTTCGGGGAAAATACCGATAGCAAGGAGGAGCTGGAGCAGTTTCTGGCAGATCCTGTGCGGTTCAGCGGCAGCGCCTGGCTCAAACGGGCCGATGCATACATCGAAGAAGGAGATCTCCTGCGCAGCTCCGCAGCGTTACGACGGGCTGTGGATCGTGCGATCGACGAAAAGGACCGCTCCACCGCATGGATACGCCTGGGCCAGGTCTTCCAGGAGCACCACCACACCCGGAAAGCGATCTTCTGCTTTCACAACGCCTGGGAACGGGACCGGGAGGGGTGGATCCAGGGGCTGATCGCCGAGGCCTATATGGAAGACAACCAGACCCATCAGGCCCTCAGTTGCTACGAGGCGGCGCTCCAGGCGATGCCGGGCAACCCCGAATATCAGGCGGGGGTGGAACGATGCCGCCGCCTGATCCGGGAACAACCGCAAGGGTTTTCCCTTGATCCGGACCATCAGGATACGAACCAGATCGGCCAAAACCAGGCGGCTCCGTAA
- a CDS encoding nucleotidyltransferase family protein, translating to MKPTLVVLAAGMGSRYGGVKQIDPVGMNGEAIIDYSIYDAIRAGFNRVIFVIRREIEEDVKAFFAGKFPPELQVDYVYQDLSDLPGGAQVPPGRSKPWGTGHAMLAARDSVDAPFAVINGDDFYGRPALVAMAEYLSQRSPDDRDYAMVGYRLDRTLSENGTVSRGIVTHDDQGWLTSIVEHTRLVRQGDQGIASLDDQDQVAEWFQGQEPVSMNLFGFTPAAMDQFWQEFGGFLEDRGGEPKSEFYIPYGMNRLNRAGKARMKVLRSDSEWFGVTYQEDRPQVVARIGALIEAGDYPRALWPYRA from the coding sequence ATGAAACCAACGCTGGTTGTTCTGGCTGCAGGAATGGGAAGCCGCTACGGAGGGGTCAAGCAGATAGACCCGGTGGGTATGAACGGTGAGGCGATCATCGACTATTCGATCTACGATGCGATCAGGGCGGGATTCAACCGGGTGATCTTTGTGATTCGCCGGGAGATCGAGGAGGACGTGAAGGCCTTCTTTGCAGGAAAGTTCCCGCCGGAGCTTCAGGTTGACTATGTGTATCAGGATCTTTCTGATCTGCCGGGAGGGGCCCAGGTTCCGCCGGGACGGAGCAAGCCCTGGGGAACGGGCCACGCCATGCTGGCAGCCCGTGATAGTGTGGATGCTCCCTTCGCGGTGATCAACGGCGATGATTTTTACGGTCGTCCCGCGCTTGTTGCCATGGCGGAGTACCTTTCGCAGCGTTCTCCCGACGATCGCGACTACGCCATGGTGGGGTACCGTCTGGACCGAACCCTCTCGGAAAACGGTACGGTCTCCCGGGGTATTGTGACTCACGATGACCAGGGGTGGCTCACCTCAATTGTTGAGCACACCAGGCTGGTGCGGCAGGGCGACCAGGGGATCGCCAGCCTGGACGATCAGGATCAGGTGGCGGAATGGTTCCAGGGCCAGGAGCCGGTGAGCATGAACCTCTTCGGGTTTACTCCGGCCGCCATGGACCAGTTCTGGCAAGAGTTCGGGGGGTTTCTGGAGGATCGCGGAGGAGAGCCCAAGAGCGAGTTTTATATCCCCTACGGCATGAACCGACTAAACCGCGCAGGAAAGGCCCGCATGAAGGTTCTGCGCAGCGATTCCGAGTGGTTCGGTGTGACCTACCAGGAGGATCGTCCCCAGGTGGTGGCCCGTATTGGTGCGCTGATCGAGGCCGGAGACTATCCCCGGGCCTTGTGGCCGTATCGGGCTTAG
- a CDS encoding glucose-6-phosphate isomerase — MLTYKNLDQTRAYHRLLETRPFDVTSLTAERVETCQTPLAAGLTLSWAAAPLEEKTLDILEELAQEQQLLEKYRALAEGERMNTGENRLVLHHLLRGQLGAEVILEGRNQREFYLEQQNRFNAFAQSVRDGSRKGSTGKPFTTVVQIGIGGSDLGPRALYLALADWVRAHRAESEPLLEARFISNVDPDDAAAVLADIDFERTLFVLVSKSGTTQETLTNEQFVAELAARRAPGLDLKKHTVAVTSETSPMAHNGGYLESFFIDDYIGGRYSATSAVGGVILGIAFGPRIFQRLLDGAHQADRAALEPDIRKNAALLDALLGLYERNVLAMAATAVLPYSQALSRFPAHLQQLDMESNGKRVNRHGEALNYQTGPLVFGEPGTNGQHSFYQLLHQGTTPVPLQFIGFRDSQQGQDTTFEGSTSQTKLKANLAAQIVAFAKGRAHENPNKHFPGGRPSTLIVGEQLTPEALGALLAHYENKVMFQGLAWNLNSFDQEGVQLGKMLTTELLTGSPGAELQAFARLLGVNAG, encoded by the coding sequence ATGCTCACCTACAAAAACCTTGATCAAACCAGGGCCTACCACCGGCTGCTGGAAACCCGGCCCTTTGACGTAACCAGCCTCACGGCCGAACGGGTAGAAACCTGCCAGACCCCTCTGGCGGCGGGACTCACCCTCTCCTGGGCAGCAGCACCCCTGGAAGAAAAAACCCTGGATATTCTGGAAGAACTGGCACAGGAGCAGCAACTTTTGGAAAAATATCGCGCCCTGGCCGAGGGAGAGCGCATGAACACCGGCGAAAACCGCCTGGTCCTGCACCATCTCCTCCGGGGTCAGCTCGGTGCGGAGGTCATCCTGGAAGGCAGAAACCAGCGCGAGTTCTACCTGGAACAGCAGAACCGGTTCAATGCGTTTGCCCAGAGCGTTCGCGACGGCTCCCGGAAGGGCTCCACAGGAAAACCCTTCACCACGGTGGTCCAGATCGGCATCGGCGGTTCTGACCTGGGGCCCCGGGCGCTCTATCTGGCCCTGGCCGACTGGGTCCGTGCGCACCGGGCGGAATCGGAGCCGCTCCTGGAGGCCCGGTTTATCTCCAACGTGGATCCCGACGACGCCGCAGCGGTCCTGGCCGATATCGACTTCGAGCGCACCCTCTTCGTACTGGTGAGCAAGAGCGGCACCACCCAGGAGACCCTCACAAACGAGCAGTTTGTGGCCGAGCTTGCGGCACGACGCGCTCCGGGACTGGACCTTAAAAAGCACACCGTGGCGGTAACCTCCGAAACCAGCCCCATGGCGCACAACGGGGGATATCTGGAGAGCTTTTTCATCGATGATTACATTGGCGGCCGCTATTCCGCCACCAGCGCCGTGGGAGGCGTCATTCTGGGCATCGCCTTCGGCCCCCGGATCTTCCAGCGCCTTCTCGACGGCGCCCACCAGGCCGACCGGGCCGCTCTGGAGCCAGATATCAGGAAAAACGCCGCCCTCCTGGACGCCCTCCTCGGGCTCTACGAGCGGAACGTCCTGGCCATGGCAGCCACAGCGGTCCTGCCCTACAGCCAGGCCCTCTCGCGCTTCCCGGCCCATCTGCAGCAGCTCGATATGGAATCCAACGGGAAGCGCGTTAACCGCCACGGCGAGGCCCTGAACTACCAGACGGGGCCCCTGGTTTTTGGCGAACCCGGAACCAACGGCCAGCACAGCTTCTACCAGCTTCTTCACCAGGGAACAACCCCGGTCCCCCTCCAGTTTATCGGGTTCCGCGACTCCCAGCAGGGCCAGGATACAACCTTCGAGGGCTCCACAAGCCAGACAAAGCTGAAAGCAAACCTGGCCGCCCAGATCGTGGCCTTCGCGAAAGGCCGGGCCCACGAAAACCCCAACAAACATTTTCCCGGAGGGCGTCCCTCCACCCTTATCGTGGGAGAGCAGCTCACCCCCGAGGCCCTGGGAGCACTCCTGGCACACTACGAGAACAAGGTGATGTTCCAGGGTCTGGCCTGGAACCTGAACAGCTTTGATCAGGAAGGGGTCCAGCTCGGGAAAATGCTCACCACAGAGCTTCTTACCGGCTCCCCCGGAGCGGAACTCCAGGCCTTTGCGCGGCTTCTGGGAGTCAACGCCGGATAG